The following proteins come from a genomic window of Hymenobacter canadensis:
- a CDS encoding Ig-like domain-containing protein — MPLFVLLRLSAALTGLATGGMLLFSLPPAASRPAARPATTAPVALDDHLTRSYTAATDLDILGNDQAGNAALNPASVVLLGPVTSGTTDVAGTGGTFSVAPTGLLSARVPAFNGASTVASIRYTVQDQAGETSAPATLHLTLTNAPPQAQPDAATTATNTPVMLAVASNDSDADGPTTLRPATVVLTSEAGTNGGGSFHADGNGTVTFTPAGGFSGTSSTSYTIRDEQGLASAPALLTVTVSNATPVAVRDVAATLAGTPVQVAVLLNDSDDNGYGTLVPGSVVLSPGNGLTSGGQFSVDAATGVVTFVPAIGSTGATIGYRVRDTQGALSNSANLTVSITTVSADVQATLRGPATTPAGGFAEYTLTLNNQGSVAATGVQGRVRLPAYLSQVTASHNAVYLASTGAVAFPAADLPAAGTRVHTVRFLMPARASVAALGFSTASAADLVIENNNGSQANAAASTAPTQVADVVAVGTGPATASASGSVSYQLMAVNYGPSVATDVSLGAQLPANLSGVTVSGGGSYDAGSGRVTLPPVPALAARAGLSCQVSFDVPPASTTLAGQVWATSGTADGDPAPANNDGSSPLAALRTTFSGPVASTYCAGPATLDATTTGGQLLNAYYPGLGTTTGTNVSVGPALSPVEAAPIQAGDLVLVMQMQGADLDYANTAAYGDGAAHDDIPANGNLLTNFSAGLYEYRYVTLSNVTPTGGGTLVLASALTNTYTNAEATNSTGARRYQVLRVPRFRHLTLGADLRPAPWNGRTGGVLALQAEGALDLAGYRLDARGCGFRGGGSYLQGGPGPASTSTTDWAMGWGNAVHASKGEGLAGSPRLVNQGGVLLNTGAEGYPGGSMGRGAPGNAGGGGTDGSVLTNQNNTGGGGGSNGGFGGQGGNAWFLGNATGGSGGAPFLAAHPGRVVLGGGGGAGSSNNGTGGLGQAITVNNGFNSSGGAGGGIVLLSAGQVTGPGTIDVSGTSVTLPVDNDGGGGGGGSGSVVVLSSSSLAGLTVVANGGRGGDDNLTVTAPHGPGGGGSAGVVFASGPLNAASQALPGSNGLTGSTNGPGAFGATPGTQLPFQWRTNLVPAEVPLPAECQLVPLPVSLIRFDAAANGAAVELTWATAQEVNSARFEVERSPDGRRFARVGRRAAAGHSTSPRTYAFTDLPAAAAANGLLYYRLRLLDLDSSATLTPVRVVQFRPTTQAQPTVFPNPTSAGTTLDLTTLPAATYSVALFNLLGQRLQQYEPATNQRVQLNTRPLPPGIYLLQISAPGYRWCQKLIRQ, encoded by the coding sequence ATGCCTCTATTCGTACTACTCCGCCTGAGCGCTGCCCTGACTGGTTTGGCGACGGGGGGAATGCTACTGTTTTCGCTGCCCCCGGCCGCCAGCCGGCCGGCCGCACGACCAGCCACCACGGCGCCCGTCGCCCTCGACGACCACCTGACCCGCTCCTACACGGCAGCTACCGACCTGGATATTCTCGGCAACGACCAGGCCGGCAACGCGGCCCTGAATCCCGCCTCCGTGGTGCTACTGGGCCCTGTCACCAGCGGCACCACCGATGTGGCCGGCACCGGGGGCACGTTTTCGGTGGCGCCTACCGGACTGCTGAGTGCCCGCGTGCCCGCCTTCAACGGGGCCAGCACGGTGGCTTCCATCCGTTACACCGTGCAGGACCAGGCCGGGGAAACCTCGGCGCCCGCTACCCTTCACCTGACCCTCACGAACGCGCCGCCCCAGGCCCAGCCCGACGCCGCTACCACGGCCACCAACACGCCCGTTATGCTGGCCGTGGCCAGCAACGACAGCGATGCCGACGGCCCCACCACCCTGCGCCCCGCTACCGTGGTCCTGACTTCCGAGGCAGGCACCAATGGCGGCGGCAGCTTCCACGCCGATGGCAACGGCACGGTCACGTTCACGCCGGCGGGCGGCTTTAGCGGCACCAGCAGCACCAGCTACACCATTCGCGACGAGCAGGGCCTGGCCTCGGCCCCGGCCCTGCTGACCGTGACCGTGAGCAACGCCACCCCGGTTGCCGTGCGCGACGTGGCCGCCACCCTGGCCGGCACCCCCGTGCAGGTGGCCGTGCTGCTGAACGACAGCGACGACAACGGCTACGGCACGCTGGTCCCGGGCAGCGTGGTGCTCAGCCCCGGCAACGGCCTTACCAGTGGCGGGCAGTTTTCGGTGGATGCCGCCACCGGCGTGGTCACCTTCGTGCCGGCGATTGGCTCCACCGGGGCCACCATCGGCTACCGGGTGCGCGATACTCAGGGCGCACTCTCCAACTCCGCCAACCTGACCGTGAGCATTACCACCGTCAGCGCCGACGTACAGGCCACGCTGCGCGGCCCGGCAACCACGCCGGCCGGGGGCTTCGCCGAGTACACGCTCACGCTCAACAACCAGGGCAGCGTGGCGGCCACGGGGGTGCAGGGCCGGGTGCGGCTGCCGGCCTACCTGAGCCAGGTGACGGCCTCACACAACGCCGTGTACCTCGCCAGCACCGGGGCAGTGGCGTTTCCGGCCGCCGACCTGCCCGCGGCTGGCACCCGCGTGCACACCGTGCGCTTTCTGATGCCGGCCCGCGCCAGCGTCGCGGCCCTGGGCTTCAGCACGGCTTCGGCCGCCGACCTCGTTATCGAGAACAACAACGGCAGCCAGGCTAACGCTGCCGCCAGCACCGCTCCCACTCAGGTGGCCGACGTGGTAGCGGTGGGCACGGGTCCGGCCACCGCCTCGGCCTCCGGAAGCGTGAGCTACCAGCTGATGGCCGTGAACTACGGGCCTTCGGTGGCTACCGACGTCAGCCTGGGCGCCCAGCTGCCGGCCAACCTGAGCGGCGTAACGGTATCGGGCGGCGGCAGTTACGATGCCGGCTCCGGCCGCGTGACTTTGCCGCCCGTCCCGGCACTGGCGGCCCGGGCCGGCTTAAGCTGCCAGGTGAGCTTTGATGTGCCCCCGGCTAGCACCACCCTGGCCGGCCAGGTCTGGGCCACTTCCGGCACGGCCGACGGCGACCCGGCCCCGGCCAACAACGACGGCAGCAGCCCGCTGGCCGCGCTCCGCACCACCTTCAGCGGGCCGGTGGCCAGCACCTACTGCGCGGGCCCGGCCACGCTGGACGCCACCACCACCGGCGGCCAGCTGCTGAACGCGTATTACCCCGGCCTGGGCACCACCACCGGCACCAACGTGTCCGTAGGCCCGGCCCTGAGCCCGGTGGAAGCCGCGCCCATTCAGGCCGGCGACCTGGTGCTGGTGATGCAGATGCAGGGGGCCGACCTGGACTATGCCAACACCGCCGCCTACGGCGACGGGGCAGCCCACGACGACATCCCGGCCAACGGCAACCTGCTAACCAACTTCAGCGCCGGCCTCTACGAATACCGCTACGTGACCCTGTCCAACGTGACCCCGACCGGGGGCGGCACGCTGGTGCTGGCCTCGGCCCTCACCAACACCTACACCAACGCCGAGGCCACGAACAGCACCGGCGCCCGCCGCTACCAGGTGCTGCGGGTGCCGCGCTTCCGCCACCTCACGCTGGGGGCCGACCTGCGCCCCGCGCCCTGGAACGGCCGCACCGGCGGGGTGCTGGCGTTGCAGGCCGAAGGCGCGCTCGATCTGGCCGGCTACCGGCTCGATGCCCGGGGCTGCGGCTTCCGGGGCGGCGGCAGCTACCTCCAGGGCGGCCCCGGCCCCGCCAGCACCAGCACCACCGACTGGGCCATGGGCTGGGGCAATGCCGTGCACGCCTCCAAAGGCGAAGGGCTGGCCGGCAGTCCGCGCCTGGTTAACCAGGGGGGCGTGCTGCTCAATACCGGGGCCGAAGGGTATCCGGGCGGCTCCATGGGCCGCGGTGCGCCCGGCAACGCCGGCGGCGGCGGCACCGACGGCAGCGTGCTCACCAACCAGAACAATACAGGCGGCGGCGGCGGCTCGAACGGCGGCTTTGGCGGGCAGGGCGGCAATGCCTGGTTTCTGGGCAATGCCACCGGCGGCAGCGGTGGGGCGCCGTTTCTGGCCGCCCACCCCGGCCGGGTGGTGCTGGGCGGCGGCGGCGGGGCCGGCTCCTCCAACAACGGCACCGGCGGCCTCGGCCAGGCCATCACCGTCAACAACGGCTTCAACTCCAGCGGGGGTGCCGGGGGCGGTATTGTGCTGCTGAGCGCGGGCCAGGTGACCGGGCCGGGCACCATTGATGTCAGCGGTACCTCGGTTACGCTGCCGGTCGACAACGACGGCGGTGGCGGCGGCGGCGGCAGCGGAAGCGTGGTAGTGCTCAGCAGCAGCAGCCTGGCGGGCCTGACAGTGGTGGCCAACGGCGGCCGGGGCGGCGACGACAACCTGACCGTGACGGCGCCGCACGGACCGGGCGGCGGCGGCTCGGCCGGCGTGGTGTTTGCCTCCGGGCCCCTCAACGCGGCCTCGCAGGCACTGCCGGGCAGCAATGGCCTGACCGGCTCCACCAACGGCCCCGGTGCCTTCGGCGCTACACCCGGCACCCAGTTGCCGTTTCAGTGGCGCACCAACCTGGTACCGGCCGAGGTACCGCTGCCCGCCGAGTGCCAGCTGGTGCCGCTGCCGGTGTCGCTCATCCGCTTTGACGCGGCGGCAAACGGCGCGGCCGTGGAGCTGACGTGGGCCACGGCTCAGGAAGTGAACAGTGCCCGCTTTGAGGTGGAGCGCAGCCCCGATGGCCGCCGGTTTGCCCGCGTGGGCCGCCGCGCGGCCGCCGGGCACAGCACAAGCCCGCGCACCTACGCCTTCACCGATTTGCCTGCCGCGGCCGCGGCCAACGGCCTGCTCTACTACCGCCTGCGGTTGCTGGACCTAGACAGCAGCGCGACCCTCACTCCGGTGCGGGTGGTGCAGTTCCGGCCGACAACACAGGCTCAGCCAACTGTTTTCCCCAATCCTACATCGGCCGGCACCACGCTGGATTTGACGACCCTGCCCGCCGCCACGTATTCCGTGGCTCTGTTCAACCTGCTGGGGCAGCGCCTACAGCAGTACGAGCCGGCCACCAACCAGCGCGTGCAACTGAACACCCGCCCGCTGCCCCCCGGCATCTACCTGCTGCAGATCAGCGCGCCCGGCTACCGCTGGTGCCAGAAGCTGATCCGACAGTAA
- a CDS encoding DNA/RNA non-specific endonuclease, producing the protein MLYRSFRLPVFGLMGLLTVASCSSTKDPVPTPPVVVTPAQPLPEHLTLGNPSGATDDPTQPTNFLLSKPQYALSYHRERGIPNWVSWHLDQSWRGSAARQDDFRPDATLPAGWYQVQATSYSGSGFDRGHNCPSADRTNTVPDNSATFFMTNMIPQAPRNNQQTWANLEDYTRSLLSSGNELYVIMGQYGTGGIGSAGAKTTLDQGRVTVPARIWKVVVVLPVGESDASRVTTATRVIAINTPNDNSLSTSWGQYRTSVDAIEEATGLDLLSAVPSAVQQVLEAGTDNGPVQ; encoded by the coding sequence ATGTTGTACCGTTCCTTCCGTTTGCCCGTTTTCGGGCTGATGGGGCTGCTCACCGTGGCCTCCTGCTCCAGTACCAAAGACCCAGTACCCACCCCGCCGGTAGTCGTCACGCCGGCCCAGCCGCTGCCCGAGCACCTGACGCTCGGCAACCCTAGCGGCGCCACCGACGACCCAACCCAGCCCACCAACTTCCTGCTCAGCAAGCCGCAGTACGCGCTTAGCTACCACCGGGAGCGGGGTATTCCGAACTGGGTGAGCTGGCACCTCGACCAGAGCTGGCGCGGTTCTGCCGCCCGCCAGGACGATTTCCGGCCCGATGCCACCCTGCCGGCCGGCTGGTACCAGGTGCAGGCCACCAGCTACTCGGGCTCCGGCTTCGACCGCGGCCACAACTGCCCCAGCGCCGACCGCACCAACACCGTACCCGACAACTCGGCTACGTTTTTCATGACCAACATGATTCCGCAGGCGCCGCGCAACAATCAGCAGACCTGGGCCAATCTGGAAGACTACACCCGCTCGTTGCTGAGCTCCGGCAATGAGCTGTACGTTATTATGGGGCAGTACGGCACGGGCGGCATTGGTTCGGCGGGGGCTAAAACCACCCTCGACCAAGGCCGCGTGACGGTGCCGGCCCGCATCTGGAAAGTCGTGGTGGTGCTGCCCGTTGGCGAGTCTGACGCCAGCCGCGTGACGACCGCCACCCGCGTAATCGCCATTAATACCCCCAATGATAACAGCCTGAGCACCAGCTGGGGCCAGTACCGTACCAGCGTCGATGCCATTGAGGAGGCGACTGGCCTCGACCTGCTTTCTGCTGTGCCTTCGGCGGTGCAGCAGGTGCTGGAAGCCGGCACCGATAACGGGCCGGTCCAGTAA
- a CDS encoding 2Fe-2S iron-sulfur cluster-binding protein — MKPSTACPLQPGAPAPAALLPDGTALSALRGRPVVLAFAPDEWNPGHAHQSALFAQLLHDFGAEVAFVDTAGEGWHSLDWRGTLAGQFGVAGRRALFLLDEQGVVRWSAVVDATTDIRPGQVLAALETLKNPAETAAGQPAAGGVSRRTFVTALLATVALLLLPGTDAAAAEAAPAATAPPAPAAAADTVPVTLRINGRTHRLQLEPRVALLDALRENLHLTGTKKGCDHGQCGACTVHLDGQSALSCLRLAVMSQGQEITTIEGLATGETLHPMQAAFVKHDAFQCGYCTPGQIMAATALLQDKQPRSAVEIREAMSGNLCRCAAYPNIIAAIEDAQRA; from the coding sequence ATGAAGCCCTCCACCGCCTGCCCCTTACAACCCGGTGCCCCCGCCCCGGCCGCCCTGCTGCCCGACGGCACTGCCCTCTCGGCGCTGCGCGGCCGGCCCGTGGTGCTGGCCTTTGCCCCCGACGAATGGAACCCCGGGCACGCCCACCAGAGTGCCCTGTTTGCCCAACTGCTCCACGATTTCGGCGCCGAAGTAGCCTTCGTCGATACGGCCGGTGAGGGCTGGCACTCGCTGGACTGGCGCGGCACGCTGGCCGGGCAGTTTGGCGTGGCCGGCCGGCGGGCGCTGTTTCTGCTAGATGAGCAGGGCGTGGTGCGCTGGAGTGCGGTGGTAGATGCCACCACCGACATCCGCCCCGGCCAAGTGCTGGCGGCGCTGGAGACCCTGAAAAACCCGGCGGAGACGGCCGCCGGCCAACCGGCTGCCGGCGGCGTGTCGCGGCGCACGTTCGTGACGGCGCTGCTGGCCACCGTGGCCCTGCTGCTGCTGCCTGGCACCGACGCGGCCGCCGCCGAAGCAGCCCCGGCCGCTACTGCCCCGCCGGCTCCGGCGGCGGCCGCCGACACCGTGCCCGTAACCCTGCGCATCAACGGCCGGACGCACCGCCTGCAGCTGGAGCCGCGCGTGGCGCTGCTGGATGCGCTGCGCGAAAACCTGCACCTCACGGGCACCAAGAAAGGCTGCGACCATGGCCAGTGCGGCGCCTGCACCGTGCACCTCGACGGCCAGAGCGCCCTGTCCTGCCTGCGGCTGGCCGTGATGAGCCAGGGCCAGGAAATCACCACCATCGAGGGCCTGGCCACCGGCGAAACCCTGCACCCCATGCAGGCCGCCTTCGTGAAGCACGACGCCTTCCAGTGCGGTTACTGCACGCCGGGCCAGATCATGGCGGCCACCGCTCTGCTCCAGGACAAGCAGCCACGCTCGGCCGTGGAAATCCGGGAAGCCATGAGCGGCAACCTGTGCCGCTGCGCCGCTTACCCCAACATCATTGCCGCCATCGAAGACGCCCAGCGCGCTTAA
- a CDS encoding FAD binding domain-containing protein, giving the protein MNPFQYQRAGSAAEAVALVAQDPAATFIAGGTSEVDLLKEGVHQPSRLVDLAGLPPGTIAPLNGGLRLGASVSNSAAALHPEIRQRYTAVSEALLAGASTQIRNMATMAGNPLQRTRCPYFRDSGQPCNKRTPGSGCAALGGLNRVHAIFGASSSCVATQPSDLAVALAALDAQVQTTGPGGSRTIAFPDLHRLPGDTPHRDTVLEHGELITAIDLPAFTGRSHYLKVRERASYAYALVSCAVALEMDGTRIRRARIALGGVAHKPWRVPAAEALLAGRKPTEKLFLAAAERAFADAKPLEHNGYKVPMGRSLLLRALLETSGLQPLAGPAGTAFAASVGGVAGLVSSPR; this is encoded by the coding sequence ATGAACCCTTTTCAATACCAGCGGGCCGGCAGCGCTGCCGAAGCCGTTGCCCTGGTGGCCCAGGACCCGGCCGCCACGTTCATTGCCGGTGGCACTTCCGAAGTAGATCTGCTGAAAGAAGGCGTGCATCAGCCCAGCCGGCTGGTAGACCTGGCGGGACTGCCGCCCGGCACCATTGCGCCGCTTAACGGCGGGCTACGCCTTGGAGCCAGCGTGAGCAACAGCGCGGCCGCCCTCCACCCCGAAATCCGGCAGCGCTACACCGCCGTGAGCGAGGCCCTTCTGGCGGGCGCCTCCACCCAGATCCGTAACATGGCCACCATGGCCGGCAATCCGCTGCAGCGCACCCGCTGCCCCTATTTCCGCGACTCAGGCCAGCCCTGCAACAAGCGCACGCCCGGCAGCGGCTGCGCCGCCCTCGGGGGCCTCAACCGGGTGCACGCCATCTTCGGGGCCTCGTCCAGCTGCGTGGCCACTCAGCCCAGCGACCTGGCCGTGGCCTTGGCCGCCCTCGACGCACAGGTGCAGACCACCGGCCCCGGCGGCAGCCGCACCATCGCCTTCCCCGACCTGCACCGCCTGCCCGGAGACACCCCGCACCGGGATACGGTGCTGGAGCACGGCGAACTGATTACCGCCATCGACCTGCCCGCCTTCACCGGCCGCTCGCATTACCTCAAGGTGCGCGAGCGGGCCTCCTACGCCTACGCGCTGGTGTCGTGCGCCGTGGCGCTGGAAATGGATGGGACCCGCATCCGGCGGGCCCGGATTGCGCTGGGCGGCGTGGCACATAAGCCCTGGCGGGTACCGGCCGCCGAAGCCCTGCTGGCCGGCCGCAAGCCCACCGAAAAGCTTTTTCTGGCCGCTGCCGAACGCGCCTTCGCCGATGCCAAACCGCTGGAGCACAACGGCTATAAAGTACCGATGGGCCGCAGCCTGCTACTGCGGGCGCTGCTGGAAACCAGCGGCCTGCAGCCGCTGGCGGGCCCGGCCGGCACAGCCTTCGCGGCCAGCGTGGGCGGCGTGGCCGGCCTTGTTTCTTCTCCCCGCTAA
- a CDS encoding xanthine dehydrogenase family protein molybdopterin-binding subunit produces MTVSEATGQPLDRVDGRLKVMGGARYTAEWDVPGLVYGAVVVSTIAHGTIRTLDTAAALRAPGVRAVLTHDNAPRLQPLPEKVGETLFRGEGGITETRQPLQDATVEYAGQPIALVVADTHEQARHAASLVRVTYEERPPQLDQHTAARQSKPESFLGSKEEKLQVTIGDPKAALAAAPVQVQQVYESGITHHSPIEQVATIAHWEQRGGTDFLTLYDTTRGLDNTQAVAALSLGLPKERVRVICPFVGGAFGAKGWLFAPVLLAAMAARVVKRPVKLEWRRQEMFTVAGQRAATRQTLALGATRDGKLTALQHDTHTHSSLSSGFTEPCARVSRMMYAVPNLGFSHQLAHLNLPSPCPMRGPGETVGGWALECALDELATELNLDPVELRLRNYAEKNPETGKPWSSKNLRECYARGKALIGWDARNPKPRSMREGRELIGYGMATTMYPAGRRKAAAKATIFADGRALVQSATHELGNGAYTIFRQIGADGLGLPVEQVRFELGDSALPTTPTAGGSVTTATVGPAVLQAARAAVRALQQLAARDAKSPLYGAAPEAVEARAGRLQLKATPATGETYAAILKRAGLPSIVGTDEAQPGAEREQYSFYSFGAVFAQVRVDEASGTVRVARLCGVYDVGRLMNPKTAHSQIIGGMTMGLGATLMEETSYDPRNGRAVVRNFADYHMPSMADTPDIQVEWLNIPDPFISELGARGIGEIGCVGTPAAITNAVFHATGRRLRSLPLTPDKFFSA; encoded by the coding sequence ATGACAGTATCGGAAGCCACCGGCCAGCCCCTCGACCGGGTAGATGGCCGGCTGAAGGTGATGGGCGGCGCCCGCTACACCGCCGAATGGGACGTGCCGGGCCTGGTATACGGCGCGGTGGTCGTCAGCACGATTGCCCACGGCACCATCCGCACGCTGGATACGGCAGCAGCCCTGCGCGCGCCGGGCGTGCGGGCCGTGCTCACCCACGACAACGCCCCACGCCTGCAGCCCCTGCCCGAGAAAGTGGGCGAAACGCTGTTTCGGGGCGAGGGTGGCATCACGGAAACGCGCCAGCCCCTGCAGGATGCCACCGTGGAATATGCCGGCCAGCCCATCGCCCTGGTGGTGGCCGACACCCACGAGCAGGCCCGCCACGCCGCCTCGCTCGTGCGCGTGACCTACGAGGAGCGCCCGCCGCAGCTCGACCAGCATACCGCGGCCCGACAAAGCAAGCCGGAGTCCTTTCTGGGCAGCAAGGAAGAAAAGCTACAGGTCACCATCGGCGACCCTAAAGCGGCGCTGGCGGCGGCGCCCGTGCAGGTGCAGCAGGTATACGAATCCGGCATCACCCACCACAGCCCCATCGAGCAGGTAGCCACCATTGCCCACTGGGAACAGCGCGGCGGCACCGACTTCCTAACCCTCTACGACACCACCCGCGGCCTCGACAACACCCAGGCCGTAGCGGCGCTGTCGCTGGGGCTGCCCAAGGAGCGGGTGCGCGTCATTTGCCCGTTCGTGGGCGGGGCGTTTGGGGCCAAGGGCTGGCTGTTTGCGCCTGTGCTGCTGGCAGCCATGGCCGCCCGCGTGGTGAAGCGCCCCGTGAAGCTGGAATGGCGCCGGCAGGAGATGTTTACGGTGGCCGGCCAGCGCGCCGCCACCCGCCAGACCCTGGCCCTGGGCGCCACCCGCGACGGCAAGCTCACGGCCCTGCAGCACGACACGCACACCCATTCCTCGCTGTCGAGCGGGTTTACGGAGCCGTGCGCGCGCGTGTCGCGGATGATGTACGCCGTGCCCAACCTGGGTTTCTCGCACCAGCTGGCCCACCTGAACCTGCCCTCGCCGTGCCCCATGCGCGGCCCCGGCGAAACCGTGGGCGGCTGGGCCCTGGAGTGCGCCCTCGACGAGCTGGCCACCGAGCTGAACTTGGACCCCGTGGAGCTGCGCCTGCGCAACTACGCCGAGAAAAACCCCGAAACCGGCAAACCCTGGTCGAGCAAAAACCTGCGCGAGTGCTACGCCCGCGGCAAGGCCCTCATCGGTTGGGACGCCCGCAACCCTAAGCCCCGCTCCATGCGCGAAGGCCGCGAGCTGATCGGCTACGGCATGGCTACTACTATGTACCCGGCCGGCCGGCGCAAGGCCGCCGCCAAAGCCACCATTTTCGCTGATGGCCGCGCCCTGGTGCAGAGTGCCACCCACGAGCTGGGCAACGGCGCCTACACCATTTTCCGCCAGATTGGGGCCGACGGGCTGGGGCTGCCCGTGGAGCAGGTGCGGTTCGAGCTGGGCGACTCCGCTTTGCCCACCACGCCTACCGCGGGTGGCTCCGTCACTACGGCCACCGTGGGCCCGGCCGTGCTGCAGGCCGCCCGGGCCGCCGTGCGCGCCCTGCAGCAGCTGGCCGCCCGCGACGCGAAGTCGCCGCTGTACGGGGCAGCCCCGGAGGCCGTGGAAGCCCGCGCCGGCCGGCTGCAGCTCAAGGCCACGCCCGCTACCGGCGAAACCTACGCCGCTATTCTGAAACGCGCCGGCCTGCCTTCCATCGTTGGCACCGACGAGGCCCAGCCCGGCGCCGAGCGGGAGCAATACTCGTTCTATTCCTTCGGAGCGGTGTTTGCCCAGGTGCGGGTAGATGAGGCCAGCGGCACGGTTCGGGTGGCCCGGCTCTGCGGCGTGTACGACGTCGGCCGGCTGATGAACCCCAAAACGGCCCATTCCCAGATTATCGGGGGCATGACGATGGGCCTGGGCGCTACCTTGATGGAGGAAACCTCCTACGACCCGCGCAATGGCCGCGCCGTGGTGCGCAACTTCGCCGACTACCACATGCCCAGCATGGCCGACACGCCCGACATTCAGGTGGAATGGCTCAATATCCCCGACCCCTTCATCAGTGAGCTGGGAGCCCGTGGCATTGGCGAAATTGGCTGCGTGGGCACCCCGGCGGCCATCACCAACGCCGTATTCCACGCTACCGGCCGCCGCCTGCGCTCCTTGCCACTCACCCCCGACAAATTTTTCAGCGCCTAA